The Poecilia reticulata strain Guanapo unplaced genomic scaffold, Guppy_female_1.0+MT scaffold_240, whole genome shotgun sequence genome has a window encoding:
- the gpr37a gene encoding prosaposin receptor GPR37 encodes MMLPQRFLCLLLCSDIGAAPLRRSPGPHIDAPTPERNALSRSCPPQIASHVAEFPPLGPKPAKLQGALRQRSVRKSSALNGHLRTEESRRKAQCTVEEGLKKNGHGLKCGIRTDEKDPRSNQNRRKRNEPLLEAPVAXAQQRDPRLPLIFNSSNYEEEDYSLPDTPDTSPGNPRARPKQMKNPFYPLTAASYGAWAVLLVAAVIFSVGIIGNVALMCIVCHNYYMRSISNSLLANLALWDFIVVFFCLPLVVFHRLTKNWLLGAFSCRIVPYLEVASLGVTTFTLCALCIDRFRAATNVKMYYEMIENWASTTAKLAVIWVGALLLALPELLIRQLVTEDRDPPDVTPCERCVVQISTELPDTLYVLGLTYDSARLWWYFGCYFCLPTLFTICSSLVTARKIRHAERVCVRGSKKQIQLESQMNCAVVALAILYGFCIIPENICNIITMYMATSIPRETLDILHLVSQLLLFCKSALTPVLLFCLCQPFTRAFLDCCCCCCEECSPPNNREVENECPTAELELSPFSTIHREPSTSAAYSALGTHC; translated from the exons ATGATGCTGCCTCAGCGGTTCCTCTGCTTGCTGCTGTGCAGCGACATCGGTGCCGCTCCGCTCCGCCGGAGTCCCGGTCCTCATATTGACGCTCCCACCCCTGAGAGGAATGCACTGAGCAGGTCGTGCCCCCCCCAAATAGCCAGCCACGTAGCCGAGTTTCCCCCGCTGGGGCCGAAACCAGCCAAGCTACAGGGAGCGCTGCGCCAGCGCTCTGTGCGTAAAAGTTCTGCACTAAATGGACATTTACGCACAGAGGAGAGCAGGCGAAAAGCCCAGTGTACTGTGGAAGAAGGGCTGAAAAAAAACGGGCATGGGCTTAAATGCGGAATCAGAACCGATGAGAAGGATCCGAGGTCCAATCAGAACCGGAGGAAGCGAAACGAGCCGCTGTTGGAGGCACCGGTCGCTMTGGCGCAGCAGCGTGACCCCCGGCTCCCCTTGATATTCAACAGCAGCAACTATGAGGAGGAGGATTACTCCCTGCCGGACACTCCTGACACCTCGCCAGGGAACCCGCGGGCCAGACCCAAGCAGATGAAGAACCCATTTTATCCCCTCACTGCCGCGTCCTACGGAGCCTGGGCGGTGCTGCTGGTGGCCGCCGTCATCTTCAGCGTAGGCATCATCGGGAACGTGGCGCTCATGTGTATTGTGTGTCACAACTACTACATGAGGAGCATCTCCAACTCCCTGCTGGCAAACCTTGCGCTCTGGGACTTCATAGTTGTCTTCTTCTGCCTGCCGCTCGTGGTTTTCCACCGGCTCACCAAGAACTGGCTGCTGGGAGCGTTTTCCTGCAGGATCGTCCCCTACCTGGAG GTGGCGTCTCTCGGGGTCACCACCTTCACACTGTGTGCTCTGTGCATCGACCGTTTTCGTGCAGCCACCAATGTGAAGATGTACTATGAGATGATTGAGAACTGGGCATCCACCACGGCCAAGCTGGCAGTCATTTGGGTTGGAGCTTTGCTGCTGGCTTTACCTGAGCTGCTCATCCGACAGCTGGTGACAGAGGACCGTGACCCCCCCGATGTGACGCCCTGTGAACGTTGTGTGGTTCAGATCTCCACTGAGCTCCCAGACACGCTGTACGTCCTGGGGCTGACCTATGACAGCGCACGCCTCTGGTGGTACTTTGGCTGCTACTTCTGCCTGCCAACGCTGTTCACCATCTGCAGCTCGCTGGTCACTGCCAGAAAGATCCGTCACGCTGAGCGAGTTTGTGTACGAGGGAGCAAGAAGCAAATCCAGCTGGAGAGCCAGATGAACTGTGCCGTGGTGGCCTTGGCCATCCTTTACGGTTTCTGCATCATCCCTGAGAACATCTGCAACATCATCACAATGTACATGGCGACTAGCATTCCCAGGGAGACCCTGGACATCCTGCATCTGGTCAGCCAGCTCTTGCTGTTCTGCAAGTCTGCATTGACCCCTGTCCTGCTGTTCTGTCTGTGCCAACCGTTCACCAGAGCCTTTctggactgctgctgctgctgctgcgagGAGTGCAGCCCACCCAACAACAGAGAAGTTGAAAATGAATGTCCCACAGCCGAGCTGGAGCTCTCACCGTTTAGCACCATCCACAGAGAGCCCTCCACCTCCGCTGCTTACTCTGCTTTGGGGACACACTGCTGA